In Papaver somniferum cultivar HN1 chromosome 1, ASM357369v1, whole genome shotgun sequence, a genomic segment contains:
- the LOC113287519 gene encoding histone deacetylase 6-like: protein MAMANCDGSSSFTIIPEDEVAEEELLSEYYGSGSGWVEALTSCDHLNSLSSQLSQIPTPDTPCNKCHNLVENWLCLCCKEVLCSRFVNKHMLEHYQEQNHCLALSFSDLSVWCFSCNAYLDAQVIVELRPVYETAYRMKFGEMPPVRSSSGSGNDVEGSSAS, encoded by the exons ATGGCAATGGCGAACTGCGATGGTTCATCATCCTTCACTATAATACCA GAAGATGAAGTAGCTGAAGAAGAACTTCTTTCAGAGTATTATGGGTCTGGTTCAGGTTGGGTTGAAGCTCTAACTTCTTGCGATCACTTGAATTCATTATCATCCCAACTTTCTCAGATTCCAACTCCAGATACTCCTTGCAACAA GTGTCATAACCTAGTTGAAAATTGGTTATGTTTGTGCTGTAAGGAAGTGCTTTGCAGTCGCTTCGTCAACAAGCATATGCTTGAGCATTATCAAGAACAAAACCATTGTTTAGCGCTGAGCTTCAG TGACTTGTCAGTTTGGTGTTTCTCTTGCAATGCATACTTGGATGCTCAAGTGATTGTGGAATTGCGGCCAGTTTATGAAACTGCTTACCGCATGAAATTTGGAGAGATGCCACCGGTAAGAAGCTCATCAGGGTCTGGAAACGATGTTGAGGGTTCTTCAGCTAGTTAG
- the LOC113287509 gene encoding FAD-linked sulfhydryl oxidase ERV1-like has translation MTQNQNPFQIVFNTYENIAKCIHTKFSSFFPSSSSSTPSTSTTSVGNLMIAQPNVENFTKSNSARPVTKEELGRSTWTMLHTLAAQFPDRPTRQQKKDVKELMAILSRLYPCKECADHFKEVLSVNPVQAGSQAEFSQWLCHVHNIVNRSLGKLTFPCQRVDARWGKLDCKEHACDLEGDHKL, from the exons atgactcaaaatcaaaaccctttTCAAATTGTCTTCAATACTTACGAAAACATAGCGAAATGTATTCATACCaaattttcatcttttttcccatcttcttcatcatcaacaccatcaaCATCAACCACGAGTGTCGGCAATCTTATGATTGCACAACCCAATGTAGAGAATTTCACAAAG TCAAACTCTGCAAGACCTGTAACTAAAGAGGAGCTTGGAAGGTCTACTTGGACAATGCTTCACACTCTTGCAGCTCAG TTTCCAGATCGTCCAACAAGGCAACAAAAGAAAGATGTGAAGGAGTTG ATGGCAATACTATCTAGACTTTACCCTTGCAAAGAATGTGCTGATCACTTTAAAGAAGTTCTGAG CGTGAATCCTGTACAAGCCGGTTCGCAAGCTGAGTTTTCTCAATGGCTATGTCATGTGCACAATATTGTCAACAGAAG CCTGGGAAAGCTTACATTTCCCTGTCAACGGGTGGATGCAAGATGGGGTAAACTGGACTGCAAAGAGCATGCGTGCGATCTTGAAGGAGATCACAAACTTTGA